One region of Equus caballus isolate H_3958 breed thoroughbred chromosome 23, TB-T2T, whole genome shotgun sequence genomic DNA includes:
- the RANBP6 gene encoding ran-binding protein 6 gives MAATGSAGIPATVSGKQEFYQLLKNLINPSCMVRRQAEEIYENIPGLCKTTFLLDAVRNRRAGYEVRQMAAALLRRLLSSGFEEVYPNLPSDVQRDVKIELILAVKLETHASMRKKLCDIFAVLARNLIDEDGTNHWPEGLKFLIDSIYSKNVVLWEVALHVFWHFPGIFGNQERHDLDIIKRLLDQCIQDQEHPAIRTLSARAAAAFVLANENNIALFKDFADLLPGILQAVNDSCYQDDDSVLESLVEIADTVPKYLGPYLEDTLQLSLKLCGDSRLSNLQRQLALEVIVTLSETATPMLKKHTNIIAQAIPHILAMMVDLQDDEDWVNADEMEEDDFDSNAVAAESALDRLACGLGGKLVLPMTKEHIMQMLQSPDWKYRHAGLMALSAIGEGCHQQMESILDETVNSVLLFLQDPHPRVRAAACTTLGQMATDFAPNFQKKFHETVIAALLRTMENQGNQRVQSHAASALIIFIEDCPKSLLVLYLDSMVRNLHSILVIKLQELIRNGTKLALEQLVTTIASVADTIEEKFVPYYDIFMPSLKHIVELAVQKELKLLKGKTIECISHVGLAVGKEKFMQDASNVMQLLLKTQSDLNNMEDDDPQTSYMISAWARMCKILGNDFQQYLPLVIEPLIKTASAKPDVALLDTQDVENMSDDDGWQFVNLGDQQSFGIKTSGLEAKATACQMLVYYAKELREGFVEYTEQVVKLMVPLLKFYFHDNVRVAAAESMPFLLECARTRGPEYLAQMWQFICDPLIKAIGTEPDTDVLSEIMNSFAKSIEVMGDGCLNDEHLEELGEILKAKLEGHFKNQELRQVKRQEENYDQQVEMSLQDEDECDVYILTKVSDILHSLFSTYKEKILPWFEQLLPLIVNLICSSRPWPDRQWGLCIFDDIIEHCSPTSFKYVEYFRWPMLLNMRDNNPEVRQAAAYGLGVMAQFGGDDYRSLCSEAVPLLVKVIKCANSKTKKNVIATENCISAVGKILRFKPNCVNVDEVLPHWLSWLPLHEDKEEAIQTLSFLCDLIESNHPVVLGPNNSNLPKIISIIAEGKINETINYEDPCAKRLANVVRQVQTSEELWLECVSQLDNEQQEALQELLNFA, from the coding sequence ATGGCGGCGACCGGGTCTGCAGGGATACCGGCGACCGTGTCGGGAAAGCAAGAGTTTTACCAGCTTTTGAAGAACCTGATAAATCCAAGCTGTATGGTCCGGAGGCAGGCAGAGGAAATCTATGAAAATATCCCAGGTCTGTGTAAGACTACATTCCTCTTAGATGCTGTCAGAAATAGAAGAGCAGGTTATGAGGTGAGACAAATGGCAGCCGCACTGCTACGACGGCTTTTGTCCTCTGGGTTTGAGGAAGTCTATCCAAATCTCCCCTCTGATGTTCAGAGGGACGTCAAGATTGAACTGATCCTGGCTGTTAAATTAGAAACACATGCTAGCATGAGGAAAAAACTTTGTGATATTTTTGCAGTGCTGGCCAGGAATTTGATAGACGAGGATGGCACTAACCACTGGCCTGAAGGTCTGAAGTTCCTTATTGATTCAATCTACTCTAAAAATGTGGTTCTCTGGGAGGTTGCACTTCACGTTTTCTGGCACTTTCCTGGGATTTTTGGGAACCAAGAGCGGCACGATTTGGATATCATCAAACGGTTGTTGGACCAGTGTATTCAAGATCAAGAACATCCAGCAATCAGGACGTTATCTGCTAGAGCCGCCGCTGCATTTGTACTTGCTAATGAGAATAATATTGCTCTTTTCAAAGACTTTGCAGACTTGCTTCCTGGAATCTTACAGGCTGTGAATGATTCATGCTACCAGGATGATGATTCTGTGCTAGAATCCCTTGTTGAGATTGCAGATACTGTACCTAAATACTTGGGTCCTTATTTAGAAGATACTCTGCAGTTGAGTCTAAAGTTGTGTGGAGACTCTAGACTTAGTAATCTGCAACGCCAACTGGCCCTTGAAGTTATAGTGACCTTGTCTGAAACTGCAACCCCAATGttaaaaaaacatacaaatattatTGCACAAGCAATTCCTCATATATTAGCAATGATGGTTGATCTACAAGATGATGAGGACTGGGTAAATGCTGATGAAATGGAAGAAGATGATTTTGACAGCAATGCAGTTGCTGCTGAGAGTGCACTAGACAGATTGGCTTGTGGGCTCGGAGGAAAACTTGTTTTACCAATGACTAAGGAGCATATCATGCAGATGCTTCAGAGCCCAGACTGGAAATATCGACATGCTGGATTAATGGCCTTATCTGCCATTGGAGAAGGATGCCATCAGCAAATGGAATCAATTCTAGATGAAACAGTTAactctgttttgctttttcttcaggATCCGCATCCTAGGGTGAGGGCTGCAGCCTGTACTACACTTGGACAGATGGCCACAGATTTTGCACCTAACTTCCAAAAGAAATTCCATGAAACAGTGATTGCAGCTCTGTTGCGTACCATGGAGAATCAAGGTAATCAGCGTGTGCAATCACATGCAGCTTCCGcgcttattatttttattgaagactGCCCCAAATCATTGCTAGTTCTATATTTGGATAGTATGGTGAGAAATCTGCATTCCATCTTGGTGATTAAACTTCAAGAGTTGATTCGGAATGGAACTAAGTTGGCCTTGGAACAGCTTGTGACAACCATTGCCTCAGTTGCGGATACTATAGAAGAAAAGTTTGTTCCCTATTATGACATATTTATGCCCTCACTAAAGCACATTGTTGAACTCGCTGTTCAAAAGGAACTCAAGCTTCTGAAAGGAAAAACTATTGAATGTATTAGTCATGTTGGTCTTGCTGTTGGGAAGGAAAAATTTATGCAGGATGCATCAAATGTGATGCAGCTATTATTGAAGACACAATCAGACTTAAATAATATGGAAGATGATGACCCTCAGACCTCTTACATGATTTCAGCATGGGCTCGAATGTGTAAAATTCTTGGAAATGATTTTCAGCAGTACCTTCCATTGGTTATTGAGCCTCTTATTAAGACTGCTTCAGCTAAACCTGATGTCGCTCTCTTAGACACACAAGACGTGGAGAATATGAGTGATGATGATGGATGGCAATTTGTAAATCTTGGAGACCAGCAAAGTTTTGGAATTAAAACTTCAGGACTTGAAGCAAAAGCAACTGCTTGCCAGATGTTGGTTTACTATGCTAAGGAGTTAAGGGAAGGCTTTGTGGAATATACAGAACAAGTTGTAAAGCTGATGGTTCCTTTactgaaattttatttccatGACAATGTTCGAGTGGCAGCAGCAGAGTCCATGCCTTTTCTCCTGGAATGTGCAAGAACTCGTGGCCCAGAGTATCTTGCACAGATGTGGCAATTCATATGTGATCCCTTAATCAAGGCTATTGGGACTGAACCTGATACAGATGTACTGTCAGAAATAATGAATTCTTTTGCAAAGTCCATTGAAGTAATGGGAGATGGGTGCCTTAATGATGAACACTTGgaagaactgggagaaatattgAAAGCAAAACTTGAAGGGcactttaaaaatcaagaattgaGACAGGttaaaagacaggaagaaaactaTGACCAGCAGGTTGAAATGTCTCTGCAAGATGAAGATGAATGTGATGTTTATATTCTGACCAAAGTATCAGATATTTTGCACTCATTATTTAGTACTTATAAGGAAAAGATTTTACCATGGTTTGAACAGCTGCTCCCATTAATTGTAAATCTAATTTGTTCCAGTAGGCCATGGCCAGACAGACAGTGGGGATTGTGCATATTTGACGATATCATAGAGCACTGCAGTCCAACCTCTTTTAAATATGTAGAATATTTTCGGTGGCCAATGCTACTAAATATGCGAGACAACAACCCTGAAGTCAGGCAAGCTGCTGCTTATGGCCTGGGTGTTATGGCACAGTTTGGTGGAGATGACTATCGTTCTTTATGTTCAGAAGCTGTTCCACTGCTGGTAAAAGTTATTAAGTGTGCAAattccaaaaccaaaaaaaatgtcATTGCTACAGAGAACTGTATCTCAGCAGTAGGGAAGATTTTGAGGTTTAAGCCTAACTGTGTAAATGTAGATGAAGTTCTTCCACACTGGTTATCATGGCTTCCACTGCATGAAGATAAAGAGGAAGCTATTCAGACTTTGAGTTTTCTCTGTGACTTAATTGAAAGTAACCATCCAGTTGTACTTGGTCCAAATAATTCCAATCTTCCCAAAATAATCAGTATAATTGcagaaggaaaaattaatgaGACTATTAACTATGAAGATCCTTGTGCCAAACGCCTAGCTAATGTCGTGCGTCAGGTACAGACTTCTGAAGAACTCTGGTTGGAATGCGTATCCCAACTTGATAATGAGCAGCAGGAAGCCTTACAGGAGTTGCTAAATTTTGCTTGA